Genomic window (Prochlorococcus marinus str. GP2):
CAGTTTCAGTTAATTCATCAAAAAGTAAATCTAACCCAATTAAAACTTTTTCTCTATCAGAAAGGTCACCAATTATCCTTCTCACTGGTGGAGGTAAAATTTTAGCTAAGGTTGGAGTAGCTAAAATCTTGTCTTCCTCTGCAAGTTGTGGTTGCTTAAGGACGTCTATAACCTTCAAGGCATAAACCCCTTTAAATTCATTTTCTAAAATTTCTCTTAAAGTATTTAATGCTCTCATTGAATTAGGAGTATTCCCCGCGACATAGAGTTTTAAAATATATGTTTTTCTTGCTGCCATTATTAAAATTCCTCAATTTGATATAAAAGATTTAAAACAACCCTTGACTTATTACACTACAAAATAAGAAAATAGACAAACTGTATTGATTGCTGATTTGGCTTAATCAAATTATAAATTTGAGCCTAATAGCGTCTCCTAGACATGACAAATTCTAAAAAATCTTCAGACAATTCTTCTAAAAGTAATGAATTGTACGCAATAGCCGAAACTTCAGGTCAACAATTTTGGTTCGAAGTAAACAGATACTACGATATTGACAGGTTAAATGCAAAAGAGAAAGAAAAGATAACACTTGAAAAAGTTTTACTCTTAAAAGACAAAGACTCTATCACTGTAGGAAAACCTTACATAAAAGATGCAAAAATTGAACTAGAAGTTGTCTCTCATAAAAGAGATAAGAAAATTATTGTTTACAAGATGCGTCCGAAAAAAAAGACAAGAAGAAAAATGGGTCATAGACAAGAACTTACAAGAGTTATGGTAAAATCTATATCAATGGGTAAAGGCACTCCTAAGTCTTCTTCAAAAAAAGAAACTGTTAAAAAGGAAGCTAAACCAAAATCAGAAAAATCAACAAATTAAACATTTCTAATGGCACATAAAAAAGGAACAGGTTCTACTAGAAACGGTCGAGATTCAAATTCTAAAAGACTGGGTGTCAAAGCTTATGGTGGTGAAAAAGTAACTGCTGGATCAATTTTAATTCGCCAAAGAGGTACATCATTTTTGCCTGGAAACAATGTTGGTAAAGGTAAAGATGACACGCTTTTTGCACTAAAAGAAGGAACCGTAAGTTTCGAAAGCATTAAACGAAATTTAAGAAATAGAAAAAGAGTTAATATAGTTATCTAATTTTCCTATAAGCTCTTGCAGTTATAAGAATAGGATGAAATACCTCTAAAAATTTTGATTGAAGAGTCTCAAAAAACTTTTCAATAATTTTACTTTCATCGATATGAAAAGGATATTCATTGTTATCTCCTTTGTAGAAATACCAATTGAATAGAGCAATAGAATTACTATCCATAATCTCACTGAAATGATTAATTTGAGAAGCTGGATCTGCAAGATGTTCCAAAACATCAAAGCAAACTATAGTATCAAATTTAACTATTTGTGTATCTTGAATTGTCTTGCAAAAAGTAAGTTTTTTTTCAACTCCTAATTGCTTAGCCCTGTATTCAACAAAATTTCTATTTGTTTGATTAATATCTACAAAAAAAACATGCTCAACTTTTGAAGACATAGCGTTAGCTAGGGCATGCGTACCAATACCTCCTCCAAAATCCAAAACTAAACCTTTAGAAAATCTCTGCTGAAGTTTTAAAGTATCAGCTATATAGTCCCTACTTGTGATATGCCAAGCAGCTAAATCAGCTACATGCCTATCTCCTACAATATCAGTGTAAAAATCTGAAACATCATTCAAAGCATCGCCAGGATGTGAATTTGCCAAATTCATCTTTGCACTTGCAAGGAATCCATCTAAATCACATTCCCTAATAGATAAGTATTCCATTAAGTGTGATTTCAAATTGAAAGCATTGTCTATAAACTCTTTTAAAATGAAATTATTATTTTTCAATTTTCTTACTCTAAATTTCCAATACCAAAATCATAGAATGATCATAAATCTTTCTCAAAGTATTCTTAATATTAAAAATGGAAACTAAAGATGGATTCTTAGTAATTAATAAAGATAAAGGCTGCACCTCTCATGATTGCGTTAAACAAATAAGGAAGTTACTAAATACAAAAAAAGTCGGACATACAGGGACTCTTGACCCAGAAGTTATAGGAACATTACCAATCGCTATAGGCAATGCAACGAGATTTATTCAATATCTTCCTCAGGGTAAAACTTATATAGGACAAATTAAATTAGGGATAAGAACTAACACAGATGATATTCAAGGCGAAATAATTAGTCAAAAAAGTTGGCCTACAATCAGCGATGAAAAATTAGATCAATACTTAAATAGATTTAGAGGAATCATTAAACAAATTCCTCCGAAAGTTTCTAGTGTTCACGTTAATGGAGAGAGAGCTTATAAAAAATCGTTCAGGAATGAAAATTTTCAATTAGCACCAAGAGAAGTAAAAATAGAAGAACTTATTTTAATGAAATGGGACCAAATTAACGGAATCATAGAAATAAAAATAAAATGTTCAGCTGGCACATATATAAGATCAATCGCAAGAGATATAGGAGAAATTCTCAATTCCGAAGGTTGCCTTCTGCAACTAAAAAGAATTTCAGCTTGTGGCTTTGATGAACAAAACTCGATAAAAATATCTGATATCGAAAAAGAAAAAGGTAAAAATAACTCGAAAAATTTTATTATTCCAACAATTTCTGCTCTTAATCACATTTCAACATTTGTCTTAACTTTTGAAGAGCAAATCAATTTTTGGCAAACTGGAAGAGCAATTAAAATTGATATTAATTATTTAAAAAAAAGCAAAACTTTTGATTATAAAAAACCCATAAAGGTTATAGATAAAAGACAAAAATTGCTAGGGATAGGTTTCTTAAATGAGGATCAAACTAATATAAATCCAAAATTAGTTCTTAATGCAAAATAATTTTTATAAAAAATATTTTTTAAAAGGTTTTATCTCAACTCCTTTATAAAAATGTTTTAAGATAGTTTTTGCTTTTGCTCCCTGATTCGCCATATGTTTAGCTCCCCATTGACTCATCCCAACACCATGACCAGATCCAAATCCTGAAACTACTAAAATCTTTGCTGGAGAAGATGAAGAATTAAGAGGATTTCTGGGAACTAATAATCTTTGACCTATCTTTATTATTGATGAATCTTTAATATTATTTAACGCAACGATTTCCTCAACACTTACATCATATTGATCAGCAATAACTATCAAGGTTTCTCCAACTCGAACAATATGGGTAAGAGGTTCATTTTCTAATCCATTTGTTGATAATAATTTAGGAGTATGATTAAGAGATTTAAATTCATTATCTTCGACAAATTTAAATCTAACTAAAGTACTTTTAAGGTTCATTTTTTTTCGAATATCAACTCCTGAAATTTGATCAGTACCAAAATCACCATGAATTCTTACATTTTTTACTCGACCCGTACTTGTTACATTTAAGATTTCAATTTTGTTTATCCCTCCAATCCGTGGGAATAATTTTTGCAATTGAGATTGTGAGAACTTTTGATTCCATCGAAGTTTTGGATTATTTTTATCAAAGTCTTTAACACTTGATAAATATGGATATTTATTTTTCCATACATCTTGGCTATTCTCTGTCATGCCAGCAGAACTACTATGAAATAAAGCATTAATTAATTTGTTTTCATAAGTTAAAACTAATGATCTTGTGCTGTTTACTGCTCTTTTAGTTTTATGTGTCCCAGCCTCAAGTCCTATATAGACCTGATTCATATTTGTCGAATCAATATCGTATAGAGGATTTCCTTTTTGCTTCAAAGCATAAGTTCTAGATGCGATAGCTTGAGCTTTTAATGCTTCCAAAGGCCATTTAGCGGGCATTTCTGAACCAACAACACTAGCGAGATACTTCTCAATCCCAAGAACATTAACTACCAATATGTAATTATCACTTATAAAAATGTTCAATTTACCTGCGTATCTTTTCTGACCAACCCAAATGCCTCTTCTATCTGAGGAACTCACTAAAAATTTTTCTTTATTTTTCAAATCATAAATTTTTTGTTTATTCTTATCAAAAATTAGAGTAGTTCTATTATTTTGTTTTTTTAAAGTTAAACCTTTAATTTTTTTATTTGAAAATCTTTGACCTTTGATTGTTAATGGAATTGATCTATCTGACCTAATTCTAATTTTTTTGTCTTTTAAAATTAGAACACTTATGTTAGGTTCTTTTGAAGCTGATAAAGCTCGATTTTGAGAAAAACAAAAAATTAATATACTTATTAAACAAAAGTTATGGGTGTTTTTTATGATCTTTAATATCACTTTGTTTGAAAAACAAATTT
Coding sequences:
- the kaiB gene encoding circadian clock protein KaiB produces the protein MAARKTYILKLYVAGNTPNSMRALNTLREILENEFKGVYALKVIDVLKQPQLAEEDKILATPTLAKILPPPVRRIIGDLSDREKVLIGLDLLFDELTETEYSGDK
- the rplU gene encoding 50S ribosomal protein L21, with protein sequence MTNSKKSSDNSSKSNELYAIAETSGQQFWFEVNRYYDIDRLNAKEKEKITLEKVLLLKDKDSITVGKPYIKDAKIELEVVSHKRDKKIIVYKMRPKKKTRRKMGHRQELTRVMVKSISMGKGTPKSSSKKETVKKEAKPKSEKSTN
- the rpmA gene encoding 50S ribosomal protein L27; the encoded protein is MAHKKGTGSTRNGRDSNSKRLGVKAYGGEKVTAGSILIRQRGTSFLPGNNVGKGKDDTLFALKEGTVSFESIKRNLRNRKRVNIVI
- a CDS encoding class I SAM-dependent methyltransferase, with protein sequence MEYLSIRECDLDGFLASAKMNLANSHPGDALNDVSDFYTDIVGDRHVADLAAWHITSRDYIADTLKLQQRFSKGLVLDFGGGIGTHALANAMSSKVEHVFFVDINQTNRNFVEYRAKQLGVEKKLTFCKTIQDTQIVKFDTIVCFDVLEHLADPASQINHFSEIMDSNSIALFNWYFYKGDNNEYPFHIDESKIIEKFFETLQSKFLEVFHPILITARAYRKIR
- the truB gene encoding tRNA pseudouridine(55) synthase TruB, yielding METKDGFLVINKDKGCTSHDCVKQIRKLLNTKKVGHTGTLDPEVIGTLPIAIGNATRFIQYLPQGKTYIGQIKLGIRTNTDDIQGEIISQKSWPTISDEKLDQYLNRFRGIIKQIPPKVSSVHVNGERAYKKSFRNENFQLAPREVKIEELILMKWDQINGIIEIKIKCSAGTYIRSIARDIGEILNSEGCLLQLKRISACGFDEQNSIKISDIEKEKGKNNSKNFIIPTISALNHISTFVLTFEEQINFWQTGRAIKIDINYLKKSKTFDYKKPIKVIDKRQKLLGIGFLNEDQTNINPKLVLNAK
- a CDS encoding SpoIID/LytB domain-containing protein, with protein sequence MILKIIKNTHNFCLISILIFCFSQNRALSASKEPNISVLILKDKKIRIRSDRSIPLTIKGQRFSNKKIKGLTLKKQNNRTTLIFDKNKQKIYDLKNKEKFLVSSSDRRGIWVGQKRYAGKLNIFISDNYILVVNVLGIEKYLASVVGSEMPAKWPLEALKAQAIASRTYALKQKGNPLYDIDSTNMNQVYIGLEAGTHKTKRAVNSTRSLVLTYENKLINALFHSSSAGMTENSQDVWKNKYPYLSSVKDFDKNNPKLRWNQKFSQSQLQKLFPRIGGINKIEILNVTSTGRVKNVRIHGDFGTDQISGVDIRKKMNLKSTLVRFKFVEDNEFKSLNHTPKLLSTNGLENEPLTHIVRVGETLIVIADQYDVSVEEIVALNNIKDSSIIKIGQRLLVPRNPLNSSSSPAKILVVSGFGSGHGVGMSQWGAKHMANQGAKAKTILKHFYKGVEIKPFKKYFL